The Cucurbita pepo subsp. pepo cultivar mu-cu-16 chromosome LG05, ASM280686v2, whole genome shotgun sequence nucleotide sequence CTCATTCCATACTACGctcatgtattttaaatttgtattttaaataaaattttatcaatcactattcaaattaaacataaaaatgaaaaaaatataaattatatatatgatgatgatgttggaaaaaaattaaaataaatacgatgatataagaatttattatacgtctttttcaagtattttaaaatctggattaataaataatatggaaGTTTTGGAAATTTGATAACATAGGCTTAGAAATTCATTCAATTCCATTTTTAGTAcagatttttttagattttaatttctaatattttaattatttgacaaaaaaaaaaagatgcgaaaaaattaaacttataatttcaCTTAAATTTAACGGCAAAATTCACCTTGTGTGAAAAAAGGGGGGAGGGGTATTTCCGACATTATACAACAAAGATTAAGGAACCTAAACGAGCTGGATGAGGACATCATGAAACCAATAGAAACGCCGTTAGTCTCTGACACGGTTTCTCCACTGAAACGTTCAACCGTCTCCGCCGTATCCAGACGGTTAGAAATCAAAGGTTACAATTTTACCATAATACCCTTGTTTTCATGgcttaattacaaaattccCATGCTCAACTTTTTCACGGGGACAATAATACCCCTATTGCCTTGAGAAATTTACCATCCACTCCTCAGATATGACCTACGGAataaccaaaaataataatgaagtcCAGCGCCTAACCTATGTTTGGTAGGTAATCACAGTGCTGTCATAAACAAACTCAtctccttttcattttattgctTCAACagtaagaaaatataaataaattatttccattttatttttatatcataatttttagtcaaaatattattaattaaatggaaaCACCTGTCCATCTCCATTAACCATGCATTTCAACAAGAAAGatttattaccatttttttaaaaaatattattgtcattttccgttttttgaattaaaaaaaaaaataaagaaaattaaggtCACCAGCTCatccaaaaatataatttcttccctttcttcttctgaaaaatcacttattttattttcctaaaattttcCATAAAGCCTGTCAATATTAaagttcaattaattttaatttttgatttCGAGaataatcattattattttcattaattaaggtgggatatttgagaataataataataaaaaaacacataataTTACCAAAGTGggattgtatatatataattatagagATATTTTTCGTTGTCAAAATCCTCTTTTTTTTGACTTTAAcattaataactttattttgcATGGATgactattaatatataaagtaataatcaataataaacaaacaaatatctattaattatttaaaatataacgtGAAGATTTAATCTTAAtgtaagtttttaaaactattattttgatatttaaaagattttatttggccttttaaatattgaaacaaACGGTTCaagtttaaatttaagttttaatctGAGCGTTAAACTTGAAATtaactatattataaaaataaaaataaaaaaagttaaaaaattaactcatATATGTATTATTTAACCATTTATGATGTCAGtgaattatttagaaataaattttaaattttataaactaatcatcaataaaatttaaatttaaatataagtatgtcattttttgaaaatttaaaaaataaatagaaataaaatttaaattttattgtgcGATGAATTTaagaatgaataaaaaaataattttagtccaatccaatatttttatttttattatctatttatttgtttatttatttattattttatttgtttgaatatGGAAAATAGGCGACTCATGCAATCCATCTCACGAAAATAATGGCTCTCCCGAAATATCGCGAACGTGGAAGGGCAATTTCGTCAagtagtattttaaaaacaaaacaaacacatCAGAAACTCCTTCACCCAATTTcaacccttcttcttcttcttcttcttcttcttcttcttcttcttctttctaaaCATAATTAAGCTTTCAATCTCAGACCTCTCTGATCTTCATCGTCCTCTTATTTTAGTAAGATTCTTcttgtatatttatatatatacacaagtATACAGAATCACAGacgaaatatatatttatatatatatatatatatatagagagagagagagagagagaaacagagagagacagTATGGATGTTTGGCTGCGTAGCTATGGAGGTTCGAATCTCCTGATGTTGATGTTGATAATCTTCGGTTTCTTTAATTCTGTTGCGAACGCTTCTTTCAACGTCACTACCATCCGTTTCAACGAAGGCTACTCGCCTCTGTTTGGCGACGGAAACCTTGTTCGATCTCCTGACGGCAAATCCGTTCGCCTTCTTCTCGATCGCTTCACCGGTAATTTTCTGAAATCTCTGTTTATGAGTGAGTACGTGTTCGAATTTCTGCGGTTTgatttgtgtgtgtgtgtgtgtgtgtgtgtgtgttttgctctggttttttaattgatttttcagGCTCTGGATTCATTTCGTCGAAGATGTATAAACATGGATTCTTCAGCGCGAGAATCAAATTGCCATCCGATTACACCGCTGGCATCGTTGTAGCCTTCTACGTAAGTAGCGATGGATGAAGTTTTGTTTAATCATGCCTTAATTGTTTGGTTGCTGAGAGAAGTTAAAAGCCGCGAATattgaataaagaaaattttaccGGAATTTCGGTCAAACAGAAGTCGTAACCGTTGAATTATTTAATCGAACAGAGAAACTGAAAAatgtattcatttattgtGAGGAAATGAATGAGAACTTTTCTTATAATGTGAATGAGAACTTTTCTTTCATCCTCCTCCATGATTGCTTGTGATGATCGCCGTgaattttggttcattttcgTGCATTTTTCGCCCATAACAGACCTCGAACGGTGACGTATTCGAGAAGAGTCACGACGAGTTGGACTTTGAGTTCTTAGGGAACATTGAAGGAAAGCCGTGGAGGTTTCAGACCAATCTATACGGAAATGGAAGCACGAACCGGGGTCGTGAGGAGCGGTATCGGCTATGGTTCGACCCGACCAAGGAGTTCCACCAATACGGCATTCTATGGACCGCTCACAATGTCATGTAAGTACTTAAATTAACTTTCCAAttcgttttcatttttaactttattgtGAGCTAATACACTTCGTTctgtatttttaaaagttgtttattaggaattttaaaattacaatcaattaaaaataagggTAGATATTGAGAGCCTAAGCCGAGGGTAATGGAACGAAACGGAAATTGGAAAAGTTCAATTGGGTGTGGAATTTGATGGATGGTTGGTTTGGTTCCACCACGATTGAACGGTCACTAATGGAGAGATAGGTACaacttattttcatttcagtTTTTCCTGAATCGTTGTGTCcagaaatttcattatttcagTTTTCATTTTAGGAATTGATTATAGGAATGGGGAGTGAGAGAGACaatgaaagtttttttttttttttttttcaaaacatataGTGGTTGACTCCTTATTcgcaatatattttttttctttatttaaaatgaaatcttagctaaattataaaataaaaaaatatacaaacaCATTGAAAATTAAACGGATTATCAAAAGAGGGTTCTGAAGAATTTTGTAGTTTATTAGactaaactatttaattaagttacttttaaaaaagaatccatCATCATAGAAGTTCAATATGGTGTACTTTTATTCTTATGCTGGTgtcttttgttgttgttattattttatggaaATTATAGGGCCAAGGAATCATTTTAGGAATAATTGAAGTGAAAATTCCTGTTAGAATCGTGAATTTATTAATAGAGACTTCAAATTAAGTAATTGGGTCAGTTTGTTGAAGCATATGATagagaatgaaaaggaaaacagtGGGAAGTGCATTGCACAAAGTCAGAGTTAGGCTTTCCATACTCCCAAAACTACTTTTCGTTCTTTTTAGTGAAAGGCCGAAACAAAACTTGTGAACAAAGCTACAAATTGGGTCTCACATGGCAAAGTAAACACTACCCATTCACAAATCACAACGGGTATATCCATGTGATGCCTCTGGTTTGCTTTAAACTAAAGACTTGGATGAGCATTTCTGTTTAGGGTCCACCACTTTGATTTGACTCTTagttttcctttcattttgctCCCTAATTATCATTCCTCCCCCTTTCCCTCTCTTCAAGCatgattctttctttctatgaTAGTAGGTTTGGTTTATTCTGAACTAATTTTGCATCCATTNttttttttttttttttttttttttttttttttttttttttttttttttttttttttttttgtagattttACATTGACGAAGTCCCCATTAGAGAAGTGGTGAGAAATGAAGTAATGGGAGGAGATTACCCTACAAAGCCAATGTCCTTGTACGCTACAATTTGGGACGCCAGCAATTGGGCAACTTCAGGAGGCAAATACAAAGTCAACTATAAATATGCACCCTTTGTTTCTGAATTCAAGGACCTTGTTTTGGATGGTTGTGCTTCTGATCCCATCCAGGAGGTTCTAGAAGCTTCGGACTGCACTGAGCATAACGCCCACCTCAACGTTCAAGACTTTGTCACTGTGACACCCAAGCGCCGTGCCGCAATGCGCAACTTTCGCCAACATTTCATGTACTATTCATACTGTTATGATATACTTCGATATCCTATCCCGCCACCAGAATGCGTCATTATCCCCTCCGAGCAACGGCGTTTCAAGGACACTGGAAGGCTGAAGNACTGTTATGATATACTTCGATATCCTATCCCGCCACCAGAATGTGTCATTATCCCCTCCGAGCAGCGGCGTTTCAAGGACACTGGAAGGCTGAAGTTCGGGGGTAGCCATCGCCGTCGCTCGAAGAGGCGAGGCAGAAACCCAAGTGTTTCCACGGATAACCAATCTAGTATGTAACTCGTATTCACAGACTATAGAACATTCCTTTGTCTAATAACATTGTGTATTTTTGTCCAAAAGTACAATAAAATGAATCTattggtttaatttttaataatgtttcaaCTTTTTGTTCTGATTTTGATGTCTTGACAGGCAGTCTTATATTTTCATGTTCAAAGAGTAAGAATGAGAGTTTATCGcttattaattcaattaataagCAATGATTTTGGGACATTGTGATAAAAATGTTCCTTTAACAAACTTAAGAGCAAAAACAAAGTTGAGATTTGAGCACCTTCGACTGAATGATCTAAGCCAAAAGGTATCAACTAATAATACAAATTGAACATAATAATTCTTGaagcatataatataaacatgAAAATGGGTGAACATATACACTTTAGAAATAAAGTACGAATAACCTCTATGAGTCCTTTAGTGTAAGAGATATGAAAGATCTATACATTCCCAAGAGAGACCAAGTCTTCGAAGCGCTTCAATGTCGATTGAAATGGCACGTGCTAAGGGTGGGATATAGGCTGGTAATTTGGCAGAATCCATCGAGACGTCGAGGAGTGAAAGAATTCGGTTTTCTCTTACGGTACATGTACTAATTGAATGACAGTGTTGTCCTGTGGTATGCAAAACTATGTCCTAACCTGCATTGTGTAGAACAAGATGGAATGATAAATTGTACAAAAATCAAAGGCaaaattcatctttctttaGGCAGTCTTTGTGATCTTATGAGGGGTTTGACTTGAGGAAAAGAATAAACTTCTAGGGAGGATGAGAGATCTAGTGACAAGGTTTGGGAGTTGGTAAGGCTTAGTGTCTCTTTTATGGACTAGAGTCCCTTTGTGTATGTCCTgggttttgttgtttgttcttCAATGAAAGTTCGGTTTCTTAccaaattaacaaaaagaagGTACAAAAGTCGATGTAGAAGTTGGTTCCTAAATCTTCTTTTGGTACTTTGTACAtccgcattttaaaaaaatggttttcaTAGTCATATATAGAGAATTAGTATCCACatcataccataaacattgatgATGATAACGATTTTCCTATCATATTCCAAGATTTCCAGAAAATATGAGTAGTTAATTCAATTGTGTTcttggaaataaaaatttgaagtacCTGATTACCAAATGAATTGATGTTGAAAAATGATTGCAAATGACTACCAAGGTTGTGACAAAGAGACATCCGCAGTTGAAGCTCCTAGTCCTTGTTTGCCGGAGATAGCCGTTTTGAGCACATTGTATTGCATGGCCACAGAATCAAACAGTGCCTTTGAGTATGCCTCCCTAACCTGCCAAAGAAATCGACCTGTTCGGTGAGAAGCAACCCGGATATAATCCtaatattgttcttttgacATCACAAAAACACGATAAATGGAGCTTGAATAGTTTTCCATGCGCTTTCTATAGTCTTCTTGGTTGACCAGTGATTTGTAATATTTGATATAACTTCATTGACCTTGATCAATTCCTTTATATTTCAGCTGAAAGCAGTTAGTGACAGTTTGTGCAAAGTGGTCATTGCTTCCCATTCgacttttgtacaaaagaaataatttcttGTGATCTTCAGTTATTCAACTtccagaaaatgaaaacaaaagcCATTGTAATTGTGCTAATATCGACTACATTGACACGGTTCCGCATAGAAAAATTTAACACTTGGAAGCAAGCTTGAAgtttagagagaaaattatttatttccaataTCTATCTCACTCTTTTAGATTTAATAGTATAATTCgctttgaaaatttgtagTAGTACACCTAGCACTATATTTTACTAGCTCTCAcacttaaaaaatttaaagatcaGACAGACCTCCTCAGGATTTTTGTGGGTAGCAGCAATTTCGTCGAAGCTGATTTCAGGAGCCACAGACAAACCCGCCCCATTAAAGGCAATCACTCTTTTTTctccaatttcaatttcaacctggaaaaaatgcaaaagagttggtaaatgaaaaaataatcatattagAAATGAATAAAAGGGATAAATATACCTGTGAGGGAGGGGGCATGATGTCATGACATAATAAAGCAAGGGGAAACAAATGCCCAGGAACATCCGAATGTTGAATTAGCCTTCTCATGTTGTCCACTGAAGAAGCATCAAAGGGTGCCTGACCCTCTAATATCAGTACGAACTACTatgttcttataaaaaaaatttaacattattttcaaaGACATAAAATGAACTAAAAAGAGATTCGAGCACACATGAAATGATGAGTGAAGTGTTGAAAATGGAGTAGGGAACAGGCTTTTACTGGTCATTTTTactataagaaataaattaatttaaagaatgagATGTACAAAAAGGGGAGTTCTCAAGTTCCAAAGGAGTAGAAGAAAACTCTCCAATTCAAGATAATGTGTGAAGGGGAACAATTACAAAGTTTCTACTGACCGGGCACTCCAAGAGGAGGCCACAGAACTATGATACCCCACACCTCATTCACTCCTTAATATTGTGAAAATCTTCTAACCAAGACGGGCCAAAAAAGTTTCCTCAACTGTATTCAACCACAAAACAATACccttatgttaaaaaaaagaacagcCAACAGAATTTcgaaaatgtattttaacaGTTGAGGGAAGGCCAAGTGGATACTGAAGACGTCCAGTAGCTTCTATCTAAATGACTTGCTGGTCTCCAAAGTGAGTTGctattattcataaaattgtAAGCTTATGTCCTCATTCAGTTAAGAGAATTTCCAGCTTGAAACTCCAATTTTGTtagtttgtttaaatttttataggTGGTGAAACATTCTCTTGTACCAGATCATCGTAATTGATCATATTACAAACAGTACAGTCCACCAGAACATTTTCAGCCATGAGCACGCCACTAGATTCAGCTACAGTTCAGTATTCCCCTttctattgttatttttatgtaCATGAAACCAGAAAACCGTTACACTAACCACTGACAAGAATAAAACCACTATTTGAAAACACTTTCAAactaaataaatgataaaaattgattaCTGCAACAAGAAACTAGATATGCATGTATATTCGTCTTTACCCAAGGTATAGAGAACTTACTGGGTACCATTCTCCAGTCGAAGGATCCGGCCGGTCCCTACCACCACTGGGTGCAATCCATATTAGTTGTGATCCACCTCTACATAAAATTTATCGGTAATGAAAGCTTATAAATGGAAAATAGGAGAGAACATTTTGAGGCTTATTTAGAATCCACAACTTCACGACAGGTAAGACCCAGCAAAGAAAATCAACATTTTTCCTCTCAGCTATTAACATGGTATAGGTACCTTAAGAGTAAAGCCATCTCCTTAAGACTTCGTGTGTttgctttcctttttgtttctgtgaGCTCAGGAATATCGAACATGTGCTTTTTTGAATAAACACAAATAAGATTCCTAAACAATGCATTTGAAAATTGAGTTGATCTCGTTAAACAATAAGATCTatacaatcaaataaatagcaaggaaaaatatattcgAACCTTCCAATGCTGAAGGGCTTGCAAAGTGGGTCTGCAAGAACTCTATCCCCTGCCACAAAGATCTGCAAGGCAGAAATAACACTCATTTATGCTAGCAGGTATTAAATTCCCTCGAAACTTTTAACTTGAATTTAGGaaagaagaataatattattgaatttcttttagatAGTGGCTAGGGTTTCTAAAGACCGCTGAGGATTGTTGCTCTGATGTCAACTTGAATTTAGGGAAGAAGAATAGTATTGTATTACTTCTTACAcataaaacaactaaaaagTCATCTTATTTAGACGATAGATCATCAaccaataagaaaagaaataggaCATGAGAAATGTATACATAATACAAAATCAATATCACAAaagatataaaagaaaatccaacATTTTAGCTTAACACTGTTGGCATATACTGAAAAGAAATAGGCCTACCGTGTTTTCTGCAATATATGGGTTTGTCTTTTCAAGCAACAATGAAATGATAGCTGGATCTGCTTCAGTCTGATGATTTGATATCAAGACAACATTGTGACCCTGAAATGAATGTCATGAACAATAAGAGGCTTTTAATATAGCAACAAAGTGGAAGaaataaagttttagaagTCACAAAAGAGAAACAAGACATGAACTAAGAAGAGTGCTAGGGATAAGCATATCAAGACATGAACGATATGCAGACTTGTGCCAATCGTGGGCCACAATCAAATTTAAagcacaaaaaggaaaaggaaagagagaaaaatcaatatatttaaaagctGTTAGATTTTTTTGATACTTGGATATGGCAATTAAAGAATCAAGAGATTTGAACGTGAAAGTTTAACTAGTGAGGGAGATTTATGACTTATCTTCGCATTATtgagattataaataaaacttaagcAATTATCAGTAAAATTAGCCCAATTTCATCGCATAATAAAGAGGAAGTTGTAGATAGATACCTGCTGAAGCTTCTCTTCTATATCCTTGAAAAGAGAAAGGTTACCAACGAATGAATTTCTGCATAAAATTGTCTATAAAGCTTCAGGAAAGAGGTCAAACAAACAGGAAAAAAGCAGACggttaagttaaaaaataacttaaattgATAATAGAGAAGACTACTTTCACTATCAACACTTGCATCGATCTTTAAATTGTTCATAAAACTTTTATCAGAACATGTTTTCATTTGATCACAAAAACAGCCCAGATTaggaaaacaaataataacaataaaaaaaaaagaaaaaaatttattaaaaaagaaaaaaaaaagtggcaTATAtcacaagaaaaaataattgacGAAAATTAACAACCTGTGATGCCATCTAAAATAACATGCAGTTTCTTGTAACGAGTGTAAACAGTGGACCACAACAGATCCGATAAGGATTGTAAGACCAAATTTCCAGCTTACCCAAAATCAATCAATGGCCGTATATAGTTCTGGCCAAAAATGTAGTAATCAAAAGGCTCTCGAATTGCTTTGTGGTGtgatgagaagacaaaaggatcCTGAAATATTACTGCTATGTCTCAGACAAGAGGTCATTCAGTTGCTTTCTTAAAAGCTTTGACATAATGTAAGTTGATACGAAATTAAGTATTACCTCCACATCCAACAATATGCGATCTAATGCAACAGTCATGTTAGATAGAACAATTTCATCTGCCTTTGGATTTCCACTCTCAATAACCTGAAAATAAAGGATACTcaataaatactttaaaatgcACGATGGCATAGAACCAAAGACAGTAAACTTAGAGAACTCTTGTATTGGCAAAGCTAAAATCCTTGGTCAGTGAGTCCAAGGACAAAGACAAGGCCGCTTGAGTCATGTTGTCTTTATAAGCAATTCTAGTTTTACAATTAAGGCGCACGGTGTTGCAATACTTCTTTGAGAGGACATGGACAGAACGTAGACATTCCAGTCCCATCCCTTCACTGTATGATCCAACAcctaaatttcattttctaaggATTTGTGCGCTTCAAACAATTATAGCATCTTTATTAAGAGAACATTCTACCGGTTTTAGACAGactttacaaaaataaattaaactgtAAATTTAATCCGTAAGATAAAGAAGGTTATATCCCAGACCTAGTACGAGAAATTTAAAGCTGAAGAACATGGAGTAGAGTACAGTAGgtcaaaaattttaagaggTTAAGTTACAAAGAACCAACCGATATAACCTCTAATCAAGAATATAAAGGCCTTTATAATATGAGTAGACTCTCATGTAGATCTTTATAGGAGGGGGTTCTACCCCCGCCCTTGGGCGTTTCTTGATTTTGGTTAATGAAAGCACCTTATGTctcttattaaaataataataataagtaaataaataataggaGTAGGTGTTCTAGTTATCTTAAATGACGCACGTACAATCTGCCTCCTTACAATAGCTGTATTCATGTAGCTCATCAGTTTGTTCTCAATGCAAAGTATAATCATTTCCGATGGTACTTGTTGGAATTAGACTCCTCTAACAActagaattacaaaattaaagcaTGGAAACTTTGAAATTAATCAATGTAGCAATGAATTCCTTCAAAATTAATCAAGATATCCAAAAGAATACTgcaaatgaacaaaattagaataaagAACTTTTATTTCAATGCTAATAGCGATGATGGCCCTCTCTATTTCATTAGTCTGGGCTCCAGATTACTAGGTACAAGTCAAAAGCAAAGATCAAAATAAATCAGATAATGAAAACAAGTGAATATGATAGATTGGAAGAATGcccatcaaacaaaataatatatctgaAGGATgtattaaggaaaaaaaaaaaaacaacaaagattGAGAGAGAATTTTTACAGCATTTCTATAATTCTGATACAATTCTTCCATTCCTGCAGCAACATTTGGAGGCAGCTTTCCAGCTTCTGTTTCCTTCTTGATGCAGGAGAGCAACTCTGCAGATAAGATAAATCAACATCGTGCATATTGCCTTTACAAGatggtttttttaaattaaaaaaaaaaagtgttttacTCAAAAATACAATAAGAAACACAAGAAGTCTAAAAAAGCAATATTGGTGTCTGTACgtaaaacaacaagaatttgtggcgacaaaaaaaaataaaaaaaacaatcaaatgaTAGGATTAAACATCCTTATAAACTACGACTAGAAAATCATGATAAACATGGGGGTAGTCGTACACATCCCCAAATTTAAAGCAGTTCTCTCTTCTGCCCAAAATTCTCTCTGATCAGGAAGAATGCGCCGTCCCTCAAACACAAAATTCCAGTATTACAACTACGTGGTTCTATAACACAGAGGGTGGGAGGGGGTGTCATTGCCTCAGACTAATAACttaaacaaagtacactatcaAATCTGAAATATCCCAAGACAAGGCACAAGAAGGATGGTGGATGCTGACAAGTGACAACACCCAGATGAGGGACAAGAAGACAATAAAgggtcaatttttttttttttttttcttttggtgcaAATGTAAGAAATAGTCTTCCCCAGCTCActaaaattcctttttccctttaaagaatagacacctcagacaccaCAAAATCTGAAACGAAATTGGACCAACCATCAAAGAGTGAACTGAAGTACATTAGAATCCTATGAATGGATCTAGTGGAAGTTCACTCATAATCATGGGAGACTGCAGCAGCTTTTACGAAGCGCTTTCTAATTATTTTCCCTTTCGCAATCCCAAtcataacaataataacaCTATGTTACAATTATATAACTACAGTAAGatgaagggaaaagaaagcaaCACACACTCACACACATAAGAGTTCTTCGCATTCCTGTGAAATCACAAGAAGCTCAACAGAAAGCAGGGAGCGCcaaaaaggaaggaaggaacaaacaaacaaaacaaaacaaaacaaaacaacccaacccaacccagcAAACAAATCACCATCCCATGAATGCCACCttacaaacacaaaaagaaaaagaaaaaaaaaacggagaAGAAGGCATACCTTCTTCAGAGCGAACATCGAGAAATTTGCGGGAGTGAACCGGCGCATTCCGTCTTTCATAACCGGAGCTAGCAGCAGCAGCGGTGGCAGCACTCTGGGCGGACTCCTTATCCTGAACAAGCTCCGCCATTGCTCTGGAAGCGGAAAACCGAAGCGAGCACGAGGAGGCAAGCTTGGGAGGTCCGAATTGCAGAGAAAGGGGAAGGAGCTTgagagaagaggaggagggAGGAAGAGAAACCCTagagaaggagagaaaaaTGGAGGTCGTGGAGGAGAAAGGAGGAGCTGATGGAagagtagaagaagaagaagagaggatAAACATAGTAAGAGGAAAATGGAGATAATAAGTGGAGGAGGAGAAGTCGTACGTAATGATCCAGAGGGCGCTTTAAAGAA carries:
- the LOC111795315 gene encoding probable xyloglucan endotransglucosylase/hydrolase protein 30 isoform X2, which encodes MDVWLRSYGGSNLLMLMLIIFGFFNSVANASFNVTTIRFNEGYSPLFGDGNLVRSPDGKSVRLLLDRFTGSGFISSKMYKHGFFSARIKLPSDYTAGIVVAFYTSNGDVFEKSHDELDFEFLGNIEGKPWRFQTNLYGNGSTNRGREERYRLWFDPTKEFHQYGILWTAHNVIFYIDEVPIREVVRNEVMGGDYPTKPMSLYATIWDASNWATSGGKYKVNYKYAPFVSEFKDLVLDGCASDPIQEVLEASDCTEHNAHLNVQDFVTVTPKRRAAMRNFRQHFMYYSYCYDILRYPIPPPECVIIPSEQRRFKDTGRLKFGGSHRRRSKRRGRNPSVSTDNQSSM
- the LOC111795315 gene encoding probable xyloglucan endotransglucosylase/hydrolase protein 30 isoform X1, with the protein product MDVWLRSYGGSNLLMLMLIIFGFFNSVANASFNVTTIRFNEGYSPLFGDGNLVRSPDGKSVRLLLDRFTGSGFISSKMYKHGFFSARIKLPSDYTAGIVVAFYTSNGDVFEKSHDELDFEFLGNIEGKPWRFQTNLYGNGSTNRGREERYRLWFDPTKEFHQYGILWTAHNVIFYIDEVPIREVVRNEVMGGDYPTKPMSLYATIWDASNWATSGGKYKVNYKYAPFVSEFKDLVLDGCASDPIQEVLEASDCTEHNAHLNVQDFVTVTPKRRAAMRNFRQHFMYYSYCYDILRYPIPPPECVIIPSEQRRFKDTGRLKFGGSHRRRSKRRGRNPSVSTDNQSSM
- the LOC111795314 gene encoding glycerol-3-phosphate acyltransferase, chloroplastic isoform X2, yielding MAELVQDKESAQSAATAAAASSGYERRNAPVHSRKFLDVRSEEELLSCIKKETEAGKLPPNVAAGMEELYQNYRNAVIESGNPKADEIVLSNMTVALDRILLDVEDPFVFSSHHKAIREPFDYYIFGQNYIRPLIDFGNSFVGNLSLFKDIEEKLQQGHNVVLISNHQTEADPAIISLLLEKTNPYIAENTIFVAGDRVLADPLCKPFSIGRNLICVYSKKHMFDIPELTETKRKANTRSLKEMALLLRGGSQLIWIAPSGGRDRPDPSTGEWYPAPFDASSVDNMRRLIQHSDVPGHLFPLALLCHDIMPPPSQVEIEIGEKRVIAFNGAGLSVAPEISFDEIAATHKNPEEVREAYSKALFDSVAMQYNVLKTAISGKQGLGASTADVSLSQPW
- the LOC111795314 gene encoding glycerol-3-phosphate acyltransferase, chloroplastic isoform X1 — encoded protein: MFILSSSSSTLPSAPPFSSTTSIFLSFSRVSLPPSSSSLKLLPLSLQFGPPKLASSCSLRFSASRAMAELVQDKESAQSAATAAAASSGYERRNAPVHSRKFLDVRSEEELLSCIKKETEAGKLPPNVAAGMEELYQNYRNAVIESGNPKADEIVLSNMTVALDRILLDVEDPFVFSSHHKAIREPFDYYIFGQNYIRPLIDFGNSFVGNLSLFKDIEEKLQQGHNVVLISNHQTEADPAIISLLLEKTNPYIAENTIFVAGDRVLADPLCKPFSIGRNLICVYSKKHMFDIPELTETKRKANTRSLKEMALLLRGGSQLIWIAPSGGRDRPDPSTGEWYPAPFDASSVDNMRRLIQHSDVPGHLFPLALLCHDIMPPPSQVEIEIGEKRVIAFNGAGLSVAPEISFDEIAATHKNPEEVREAYSKALFDSVAMQYNVLKTAISGKQGLGASTADVSLSQPW